The following nucleotide sequence is from Candidatus Jordarchaeales archaeon.
CCCGGCAAAAACAGAAACAAAAACAGTCCCCACAAATGGGGATTGAAAGACAACAAATAATACAGGCGGCCATAGAAGCCCGGCAAAAACAGAAACAAAAACAGTCCCCACAAATGGGGATTGAAAGACAACAAATAATACAGGCGGCCATAGAAGCCCGGCAAAAACAGAAACAAAAACAGTCCCCACAAATGGGGATTGAAAGTGTTCCTCTCACTTGTTTTTTAATGTTTGCAATGAAACATGAAACAAAAACAGTCCCCACAAATGGGGATTGAAAGCGGACGATTGACTCAACGTCCTCGCCCGCCACTGGTTCCGCGAAACAAAAACAGTCCCCACAAATGGGGATTGAAAGTAGTTAAAGTCCACTCCGAACTCCCTGCGAAGCAGCTGGGAAACAAAAACAGTCCCCACAAATGGGGATTGAAAGCAAAATTCCCTCTCAGATTTGAACACATACCATTTTTCTGAAAGAAACAAAAACAGTCCCCACAAATGGGGATTGAAAGCAAAAACCGATCTGCCGGAGCGAAAGGCTAGGGGCGAGAAACAAAAACAGTCCCCACAAATGGGGATTGAAAGTTTAAAACAAGCGTACCGTTCCTGCCCCCCACCACCAAACTGAAAAACTTTCAAGAAACAAAAACAGTCCCCACAAATGGGGATTGAAAGGACGGCAACCAAGCGCTTCCCCCCTCTGGGCAGCCTAGAAACAAAAACAGTCCCCACAAATGGGGATTGAAAGAAAGATAATTGCGGACGCATCCCGCTTCACGATTCCAGAAACAAAAACAGTCCCCACAAATGGGGATTGAAAGAAAGATAATTGCGGACGCATCCCGCTTCACGATTCCAGAAACAAAAACAGTCCCCACAAATGGGGATTGAAAGTATAACTGCAGCTATCTTTTCCGCCTCGTCCCGTGTTTGAAACAAAAACAGTCCCCACAAATGGGGATTGAAAGTCTGCAGAAGAGATGTACCTTGAGTTTTTTGCTAAGTTGGTGCGAAACAAAAACAGTCCCCACAAATGGGGATTGAAAGTTTATATTTTTTTCGTCCATTGCCTAAACATGAGCTCTTGAAACAAAAACAGTCCCCACAAATGGGGATTGAAAGTTAGCTACAATATATGTATAGGGGTGGTTGGACTTACTGCCAAGAAACAAAAACAGTCCCCACAAATGGGGATTGAAAGTCTCGCCTGCGCCACCCATCCCACCCCTCACCCTAGCCAGAAACAAAAACAGTCCCCACAAATGGGGATTGAAAGATCCTCAGCAGAGTGTCGATGAGCTGGGTGAAGTCGCTGACCGGAAACAAAAACAGTCCCCACAAATGGGGATTGAAAGCCAAAGATGTCAAGATAGAAGACAATCTAGGAGAAGTTATCTCTAGAAACAAAAACAGTCCCCCACAAATGGGGATTGAAAGTGCTACTAGTTTGCCTTTTTTAAGTTTTTTTGTCACGTAGAAACAAAAACAGTCCCCACAAATGGGGATTGAAAGCCCGGTTTTAGGGAGATTACCCCGGCCATGTTTGCTACGAAACAAAAACAGTCCCCACAAATGGGGATTGAAAGTTTTCTCTATTTCAGGTACTTTCACTCGCACCATTTTGAAGTAAAAGGAGTCTTCGCGTATGGGGGGTTGGAGGGTTTAGTTATTTTTGAGGTGGGATGTAAAGGTGGGGGTTTTGGTGGGGTTGTTTGGGGGTGGGTTTTGGGTTGGGTGGTGTTGGGGGGTTTGTTTGTTTTTATTTTTGTTTGAGTATTTGTTTGTATTGTTGTGCTAGTTGGGCGTAGCTTTCTGCGCTTAGTTTTATTGTTAGTTTGTGGTGTTCTTCGATTTTTTTGACTGGTTTTGCTGGGTTGCCGAGGACTAGGCTTTCGGGTGGGATTTGGGTGTTTGGTGTTATGACGGCTCCTGCTCCGATTATGCAGTTGTCTCCTATTGTTGCTCCGTCTAGTACTGTGCTGTTGATTCCTATTATTACGTAGTTTCCTATTGTTGCTCCGTGGATTACGGCTCCGTGTCCGACTGTTACGTAGTCTCCTATTGTGCATGGTGTTATTCCTGCGTGGATTGAGCAGTTGTCTTGTATGTTTGAGTATTTTCCTATTTTTATTGTTGAGAGGTCTCCTCTTACTACGGCGTAGTCGAAGATTGAGGATCCTTCGCCTAGTTCGACGTCTCCTGATACGAGGGCGTTTGGGCTGACGTATGCTGTGGGGTGGATTTTGGGGGTTTTGCCGAGGTATTCGATTATGGGCATGTGTGGGTCCCCCTGGGGGGAGGGGTTTGCTGGCTATTTTAGAGGTTGTTTTTTGTCTTTAACTTTTCTGTTTTGGGTTTTGTTTCGGGTTTGGTTGTTGTGTTTCTTTTTCGGGTTTCTTGTTTGGCTTGTGTTTGGCGGGTTGTTTGGTTTGTGTTTTCGTGTTGGTGGGGGTAGGGGGTGTGTTTAGGGTTGCTTGGTTTCGGGTTTTACTTCTACGTTGACGGTTATTCCTTTGGTTACTGATTCTGTTACTGTGCAGTATTCTCTGAATATTTCGAAGCATCTTTCGGCTCTTTTTGGGATTTCTCCGGTGAAGACTGGCGAGAGGGTTACGTTGATTTCTTTGACTCTGAGTCT
It contains:
- a CDS encoding gamma carbonic anhydrase family protein codes for the protein MPIIEYLGKTPKIHPTAYVSPNALVSGDVELGEGSSIFDYAVVRGDLSTIKIGKYSNIQDNCSIHAGITPCTIGDYVTVGHGAVIHGATIGNYVIIGINSTVLDGATIGDNCIIGAGAVITPNTQIPPESLVLGNPAKPVKKIEEHHKLTIKLSAESYAQLAQQYKQILKQK